From the genome of Neomonachus schauinslandi chromosome 5, ASM220157v2, whole genome shotgun sequence, one region includes:
- the ORMDL2 gene encoding ORM1-like protein 2 → MGEDSCFLETTGVEANAALRVGRASEASRMNVGVAHSEVNPNTRVMNSRGIWLAYIILVGLLHVVLLSIPFFSIPVVWTLTNVIHNLAMYVFLHTVKGTPFETPDQGKARLLTHWEQMDYGLQFTSSRKFLNISPIVLYILASFYTKYDAAHFLINTASLLSVLLPKLPQFHGVRLFGINKY, encoded by the exons ATGGGCGAGGACAGCTGCTTCCTGGAGACCACAGGTGTGGAAGCGAACGCCGCGCTTCGAGTCGGACGGGCTTCTGAAGCCAGCAG GATGAACGTGGGGGTGGCACACAGCGAAGTAAACCCCAACACTCGAGTGATGAATAGCCGGGGCATCTGGCTGGCCTACATCATCTTGGTAGGACTGCTGCATGTGGTTCTACTCAGCATCCCCTTCTTCAGCATTCCTGTTGTCTGGACCCTGACCAACGTCATCCATAACTTG gctATGTATGTCTTCTTACATACGGTGAAAGGGACACCTTTTGAGACCCCTGACCAAGGAAAGGCTCGGCTACTGACACACTGGGAACAGATGGACTACGGGCTCCAATTTACCTCTTCCCGCAAATTCCTCAACATCTCTCCTATCGTACT ctACATCCTGGCCAGCTTCTACACCAAATATGATGCTGCTCACTTCCTCATCAACACAGCCTCATTGCTCAGCGTACTGCTGCCTAAGTTACCCCAATTCCATGGGGTTCGTCTCTTTGGCATCAACAAATACTGA